In one Sphingomonas sanguinis genomic region, the following are encoded:
- a CDS encoding sensor histidine kinase → MASAPPQDIEALERLRPAPPRLATGAKLVLVLGCTLFILAAIAVFATLQTTRLADSEASGRLRIAANEDARAIAAELMGDMTALRVAVRAMGQDPLDMPSCARAQGVFAQQSMTGARFLITDRSGKTLCGDPLPAALPVPVDGSPIGADILPGKGLVLSVASQDGRAQARAFFPLPFLQSLVDQSNPTSPIESVLELDGELLPIHQLSRQSALERMKSMRTELGIAGLVLRTSTPSAPITSSLIVALALPLLMWLAAVVLGWFIVDRLLIRPLRRLRTIVATYQPGEVLDISEVEAAPAQEIRDLADTFEAITRTVATHEAGLAEGLVRQTKLTREVHHRVKNNLQVISSLINFHARGATGPEAMAAYSSIQRRVDALAVVHRHHFAELEENRGLNLRTMIGELAANIRATAPENAAGIGISLDVAPLLVNQDVAVAVAFLVTETIELAMNCDPAAQIRVAIKPAEQEGRAVVRVVTRALVETDELRHLIGKRYGRVMEGLARQLRAPLHHDPLVGAYEIAIPIVGRD, encoded by the coding sequence ATGGCCAGCGCACCTCCCCAAGACATCGAGGCTCTCGAACGCCTCCGCCCTGCCCCGCCCCGTCTCGCCACGGGCGCCAAGCTCGTGCTCGTGCTGGGCTGCACCCTGTTCATCCTGGCCGCGATCGCGGTGTTCGCGACGCTGCAGACGACGCGGCTGGCCGATAGCGAGGCGAGCGGGCGGCTGCGCATAGCCGCCAACGAAGACGCGCGCGCCATCGCCGCCGAGTTGATGGGCGACATGACCGCGTTGCGCGTCGCCGTGCGCGCCATGGGCCAGGACCCGCTCGACATGCCGAGCTGCGCGCGCGCCCAGGGGGTCTTCGCGCAACAGTCGATGACGGGCGCGCGTTTCCTCATCACGGATCGCTCGGGCAAGACGCTGTGCGGCGATCCGCTGCCCGCCGCGCTGCCCGTTCCGGTCGATGGCTCGCCGATCGGCGCTGACATCCTGCCCGGCAAGGGGCTGGTCCTGTCGGTCGCGAGCCAGGACGGCCGCGCCCAGGCGCGCGCCTTCTTCCCCCTGCCCTTCCTCCAGTCGCTGGTCGACCAGAGCAATCCGACGAGCCCGATCGAATCCGTGCTGGAGCTGGACGGCGAGTTGCTCCCCATCCATCAGCTTTCGCGTCAGAGCGCGTTGGAGCGGATGAAGTCGATGCGGACCGAGCTGGGCATTGCCGGGCTGGTCCTGCGCACCTCCACGCCCAGCGCGCCGATCACCTCCTCGCTGATCGTCGCGCTCGCGCTGCCGCTGCTCATGTGGCTGGCCGCGGTGGTGCTCGGCTGGTTCATCGTCGACCGGCTGTTGATCCGCCCGCTTCGCCGGTTGCGCACCATCGTCGCCACCTATCAGCCGGGCGAAGTGCTCGATATTTCGGAGGTCGAGGCCGCGCCCGCGCAGGAAATCCGCGATCTGGCCGACACGTTCGAGGCGATCACCCGCACCGTCGCCACGCACGAGGCCGGGCTGGCCGAGGGGCTGGTGCGCCAGACCAAGCTGACCCGCGAGGTGCATCACCGGGTCAAGAACAACCTTCAGGTCATCTCCAGCCTCATCAACTTCCACGCGCGCGGCGCGACGGGGCCGGAGGCGATGGCGGCCTATTCGTCGATCCAGCGGCGCGTCGATGCGCTGGCGGTCGTACACCGCCACCATTTCGCCGAGCTGGAGGAAAATCGCGGGCTGAACCTGCGCACCATGATCGGCGAGCTGGCCGCCAATATCCGCGCCACCGCGCCGGAGAATGCGGCCGGGATCGGCATCTCGCTCGACGTCGCGCCCCTGCTGGTCAATCAGGACGTGGCGGTCGCCGTCGCCTTCCTCGTTACCGAGACGATCGAGCTGGCGATGAACTGCGACCCCGCTGCGCAGATCCGCGTCGCGATCAAGCCTGCCGAACAGGAGGGCCGCGCGGTCGTCCGCGTCGTCACCCGCGCGCTGGTCGAGACGGACGAGCTTCGCCACCTGATCGGCAAGCGTTATGGCCGGGTGATGGAAGGGCTGGCGCGCCAGCTTCGCGCACCGCTGCACCATGACCCGCTGGTCGGCGCCTATGAGATCGCTATCCCCATCGTCGGACGCGACTGA
- a CDS encoding SWIB/MDM2 domain-containing protein, which translates to MATATTGTGIHAPVQPSEELGAIVGNEKLPRSQVISKVWDYIKANNLQNPENKREILADDKLKKVFGKDKCTMFEMNKFISAHLKK; encoded by the coding sequence ATGGCCACCGCAACCACGGGCACCGGCATCCACGCCCCGGTCCAGCCGTCCGAGGAACTGGGCGCGATCGTCGGCAACGAGAAGCTGCCGCGCAGCCAGGTCATCAGCAAGGTGTGGGACTATATCAAGGCCAACAACCTGCAGAACCCCGAGAACAAGCGGGAAATCCTGGCCGACGACAAGCTGAAGAAGGTGTTCGGCAAGGACAAGTGCACCATGTTCGAGATGAACAAGTTCATCTCGGCGCATCTGAAGAAGTAA
- the erpA gene encoding iron-sulfur cluster insertion protein ErpA: MATSISEIALTSAAAARVATIAERQNKPAILRLSVEGGGCSGFQYKFGLADAPAEDDAVAQTDGVTLVVDSISLDLVRGAQVDYVESLGGAAFQVKNPNAASGCGCGTSFSV, encoded by the coding sequence ATGGCCACCAGCATTTCCGAAATCGCGCTGACCTCGGCCGCCGCGGCGCGTGTCGCGACGATCGCCGAGCGGCAGAACAAGCCCGCCATCCTGCGTCTGTCGGTCGAAGGCGGCGGCTGTTCGGGCTTCCAGTACAAGTTCGGCCTGGCCGATGCGCCTGCCGAGGATGATGCGGTGGCGCAGACCGATGGCGTGACACTGGTCGTCGACAGCATCAGCCTGGATCTCGTCCGGGGGGCGCAGGTCGATTATGTCGAGTCCCTCGGCGGCGCGGCGTTTCAGGTGAAGAACCCCAACGCGGCCTCGGGCTGCGGCTGCGGCACCAGCTTCTCGGTCTGA
- the xth gene encoding exodeoxyribonuclease III has translation MKITTYNVNGIKARLPRLLEYLAEADADIVCLQELKASDDTFPIKDIEAAGYGAVWHGQKSWNGVAVLARGAQPVERQRGLAGEDEDEHSRYLECEVNGLVVASLYLPNGNPQPGPKFDYKLRWMERLASRARALLAEEVSAVLAGDYNVIPNDDDTFSVPAMASDALMQPESRQAYRRLLAQGWTDSLRTRAPKGGVWTFWDYQAGSWQRDAGFRIDHLLLSPQAADRLVDAGVDKSYRGREKASDHAPTWVKLRD, from the coding sequence GTGAAGATCACTACCTACAACGTCAACGGGATCAAGGCCCGTCTGCCCCGCCTGCTCGAATATCTGGCCGAGGCGGACGCGGATATCGTTTGTCTTCAGGAACTGAAGGCCAGCGACGATACCTTTCCGATCAAGGACATAGAGGCCGCCGGATATGGGGCGGTCTGGCACGGGCAGAAGAGCTGGAACGGCGTTGCGGTCCTCGCGCGCGGTGCCCAGCCGGTCGAGCGGCAGCGCGGGCTGGCGGGCGAAGATGAGGACGAACATAGCCGCTACCTCGAATGCGAGGTGAACGGCCTGGTCGTCGCCTCGCTCTATCTGCCCAACGGCAATCCCCAGCCGGGGCCGAAATTCGATTACAAGCTGCGCTGGATGGAACGGCTGGCGAGCCGCGCGCGGGCGTTGCTGGCGGAGGAAGTGTCCGCCGTGCTCGCCGGGGATTACAACGTCATTCCCAATGACGACGACACCTTCTCCGTCCCCGCCATGGCGAGCGATGCGTTGATGCAGCCGGAGAGCCGTCAGGCCTATCGCCGGTTGCTCGCGCAGGGCTGGACGGATTCGCTGCGGACGCGCGCGCCCAAGGGCGGGGTGTGGACCTTCTGGGACTATCAGGCCGGATCGTGGCAGCGCGATGCGGGATTCCGCATCGACCATCTGCTGCTCAGCCCGCAGGCCGCCGACCGGCTGGTCGATGCGGGCGTCGACAAGAGCTATCGCGGGCGGGAAAAGGCCAGCGACCATGCCCCGACCTGGGTAAAGCTGCGCGACTGA
- a CDS encoding NepR family anti-sigma factor yields MQGDILSLGNKTKKTPSSTPEKGGQKDAGSALRQAYQKTVDERIPDEMLDLLSKLD; encoded by the coding sequence GTGCAGGGGGATATTTTGAGTTTGGGCAACAAGACGAAGAAGACGCCGTCCTCCACGCCCGAAAAGGGCGGTCAGAAAGATGCGGGCTCGGCACTTCGCCAGGCGTATCAGAAGACCGTGGACGAGCGGATCCCCGACGAGATGCTTGACCTTCTCAGCAAGCTGGACTGA
- a CDS encoding bifunctional [glutamine synthetase] adenylyltransferase/[glutamine synthetase]-adenylyl-L-tyrosine phosphorylase yields the protein MSSLPSSTLPDAIARARRHSSFLAMLLDREPEIEVAALAGELLAPPVVAEDLPVGTRLRRERRALALTVALGDLSGLYDLTEVTHRLTDFADRSLDCAIRAAIEERTPGAEPVGFAAIALGKQGSRELNYSSDIDPILIFDPQTLPRRPREEPEDAAVRIGKRVVELLQARDGEGYVLRVDLRLRPSPEATPIAIPVEGAIAYYESQALTWERAAFIRARAAAGDLALGQRFLDAIRPFVWRRALDFGAVGEIRDLTRRIRDHHAQGQAMGPGYDLKRGRGGIREIEFFAQIHQLIHGGRDPVLRAPATRDALAMLAEAGRIDAGQAAALSDAYVLLRTIEHRVQMIDDRQTHQLPLGEGLGRVAQIHGLADGDALIAMLAPVTERVGRFYDALDADERPRLPHDPVLLNARLAAAGLHDIEAAARRIAAWRGGDYAALRSPAAREALDAVLPTLVEALAEAPDPDAAILKLDSLFERMTSAINIFRLLEARPGLASLTVAILSHAAPLAAELARRPALLDGLIDASAFEPLPAVKFLERAMRGGESGQDYQDRLDHVRRVVGELRFALGAQIVAGRADPLEVAGGYARVAEAAVGVLAQATVDEFVAAHGRVPNSELVILALGRMGGAALTHASDLDLVYLFTGDFAGESDGPKPLGATLYYNRLAQRVTAALSVPTQAGPLYPVDTRLRPSGTQGPLVVSVESFARYQREDAWTWEHMALTRARPIFGSAEARAEVAAIVADVLNGNRPARDVATEAGEMRAEMARHKPPQGPLDIKLLPGGLVDLEFAVHRAQLVHRTGFDPDLGRAIAALVAAGLMPEWVTRAHDVLTRALVSFRLLVPDGQEPPEPTRPLIARAMGLPDWATVVATLEATRQEVLQVWQGGNDAAG from the coding sequence ATGAGCAGCCTGCCCTCGTCCACCTTGCCCGATGCCATCGCCCGTGCCCGCCGGCATTCGTCTTTTCTGGCGATGCTGCTCGACCGGGAGCCGGAGATCGAGGTGGCGGCACTGGCGGGGGAGTTGCTCGCGCCACCCGTCGTGGCGGAGGACTTGCCGGTCGGCACCCGATTGCGTCGCGAGCGGCGCGCGCTGGCGCTCACCGTCGCGCTCGGCGATCTATCCGGACTGTACGACCTGACCGAGGTGACGCACCGGTTGACCGATTTCGCCGACCGGTCCCTCGACTGTGCGATCCGCGCCGCGATCGAGGAACGCACGCCGGGCGCGGAGCCGGTCGGTTTCGCCGCCATCGCGCTGGGCAAGCAGGGCAGTCGCGAACTCAACTATTCCTCCGATATCGATCCCATCCTGATCTTTGATCCCCAGACGCTGCCCCGCCGTCCGCGCGAGGAACCGGAGGATGCGGCGGTGCGCATCGGCAAGCGGGTCGTCGAATTGCTCCAGGCGCGCGACGGCGAGGGCTATGTCCTGCGCGTCGACTTGCGGCTGCGGCCCTCGCCCGAAGCGACGCCGATCGCGATTCCCGTGGAGGGGGCAATCGCCTATTACGAGAGCCAGGCGCTGACCTGGGAACGGGCAGCGTTCATCCGCGCGCGAGCGGCGGCGGGCGATCTGGCGCTGGGCCAGCGTTTCCTCGATGCGATCCGCCCGTTCGTGTGGCGGCGTGCGCTCGATTTCGGCGCGGTCGGCGAAATCCGCGATCTGACCCGGCGCATCCGCGACCATCATGCGCAGGGGCAGGCGATGGGGCCCGGCTATGACCTGAAGCGCGGGCGCGGCGGTATCCGTGAGATTGAATTCTTCGCGCAGATTCACCAGCTGATCCATGGCGGCCGCGACCCCGTGCTACGGGCGCCCGCCACCCGCGACGCGCTGGCGATGCTGGCCGAGGCGGGGCGGATCGATGCCGGGCAGGCGGCGGCGCTGAGCGACGCCTATGTTCTACTGCGCACGATCGAGCATCGAGTCCAGATGATCGACGACCGCCAGACCCATCAGCTGCCGTTGGGGGAGGGGCTGGGCCGGGTCGCGCAGATCCACGGACTGGCGGATGGCGATGCGCTGATCGCCATGCTGGCACCCGTCACCGAACGGGTCGGGCGCTTCTACGACGCGCTCGACGCCGATGAGCGACCCCGACTGCCGCATGACCCGGTCCTGCTGAACGCGCGACTGGCGGCGGCGGGGCTGCACGATATCGAGGCGGCGGCGCGTCGGATTGCGGCGTGGCGTGGCGGCGACTATGCCGCGCTGCGCAGCCCGGCGGCGCGCGAGGCGCTGGACGCGGTGCTGCCCACGCTGGTCGAGGCGCTGGCCGAGGCGCCCGATCCCGATGCCGCGATCCTGAAGCTCGATTCGCTGTTCGAGCGGATGACGAGCGCGATCAACATCTTCCGCCTGCTGGAGGCGCGGCCGGGGCTGGCCAGCCTGACCGTCGCGATTCTCAGCCATGCCGCACCGCTCGCGGCCGAGCTGGCGCGGCGGCCTGCGCTCCTCGATGGGCTGATCGATGCCTCTGCCTTCGAGCCGTTGCCCGCCGTGAAGTTCCTCGAACGCGCGATGCGCGGCGGCGAGAGCGGACAGGATTATCAGGATCGGCTCGACCATGTCCGCCGCGTGGTCGGCGAGTTGCGGTTCGCTCTGGGGGCGCAGATTGTTGCGGGGCGGGCCGATCCGCTCGAGGTGGCGGGCGGCTATGCGCGTGTCGCCGAGGCGGCGGTCGGCGTGCTGGCGCAAGCAACGGTCGATGAATTCGTCGCGGCGCATGGCCGGGTGCCGAATAGCGAACTCGTTATCCTTGCGCTCGGGAGAATGGGGGGCGCGGCGCTGACCCACGCCTCCGACCTCGATCTCGTCTATCTGTTCACCGGCGATTTCGCGGGCGAGTCCGATGGGCCGAAGCCGCTGGGCGCGACGCTTTATTACAATCGGCTGGCGCAGCGGGTGACGGCGGCGCTATCGGTGCCGACCCAGGCGGGGCCGCTCTATCCGGTCGACACGCGGCTGCGGCCATCGGGCACGCAGGGGCCGCTGGTGGTCTCGGTCGAGAGTTTCGCGCGATATCAACGCGAAGACGCCTGGACCTGGGAGCATATGGCCTTGACCCGTGCCCGGCCGATCTTCGGCTCGGCAGAGGCGCGGGCGGAGGTGGCGGCGATCGTTGCCGATGTGCTGAACGGCAACCGCCCCGCCCGTGACGTGGCGACCGAGGCGGGCGAGATGCGGGCCGAGATGGCGCGGCACAAACCGCCGCAGGGGCCGCTCGACATCAAGCTGCTGCCCGGCGGGCTGGTCGACCTGGAGTTCGCGGTACACCGCGCGCAGCTGGTCCATCGCACCGGCTTCGATCCCGATCTGGGCCGGGCGATCGCGGCGCTCGTAGCGGCGGGGCTGATGCCGGAATGGGTGACGCGGGCGCATGACGTGCTGACCCGTGCGCTGGTGTCCTTCCGCCTGCTCGTGCCGGACGGGCAGGAGCCGCCCGAGCCGACCCGCCCGCTGATCGCGCGGGCGATGGGCCTGCCCGACTGGGCGACGGTGGTTGCCACGCTGGAGGCGACGCGGCAGGAGGTCCTGCAGGTCTGGCAAGGAGGCAATGATGCAGCAGGGTGA
- a CDS encoding ferritin-like domain-containing protein has product MTTIAQACAAVLRESDPLAKVRLARAVARGWRRGALAHDFDVAMPDAPGRPDRPELLPPNRMPKRGRGGSEKGRIALLHALAHIEFAAIDLAFDAAGRFGGQFPRTFVDDWISVGADEAMHFAVLHRRLKTLGSGYGELAAHAGLWEAAEETAHDAMARLAVVPMVLEARGLDVTPETIARFRAGGDEASARILNRIYTDEIRHVGFGAKWFGYLAAGHDIAPAEHWRMLIRRHFRGAVKPPFNVSARDTAGLTRDFYAPLADEEPIKAQADRL; this is encoded by the coding sequence TTGACGACGATTGCCCAAGCCTGCGCAGCCGTCCTGCGCGAAAGCGATCCGCTGGCCAAGGTTCGGTTGGCGCGGGCGGTGGCGCGCGGCTGGCGTCGCGGCGCTCTGGCGCATGACTTCGACGTGGCGATGCCCGATGCGCCGGGGCGGCCCGACCGGCCCGAATTGCTGCCGCCCAATCGCATGCCCAAGCGCGGGCGGGGTGGTTCGGAAAAGGGGCGGATCGCGCTGCTCCACGCGCTGGCGCATATCGAGTTCGCGGCGATCGACCTGGCCTTCGACGCGGCGGGCCGGTTCGGCGGGCAGTTCCCGCGCACCTTCGTCGACGACTGGATTTCGGTCGGCGCGGATGAGGCGATGCACTTCGCCGTCCTGCATCGCCGGTTGAAGACCTTGGGGTCGGGTTACGGCGAATTGGCTGCCCATGCGGGCCTCTGGGAAGCGGCGGAGGAGACCGCGCATGACGCCATGGCACGGCTGGCCGTCGTGCCGATGGTGCTGGAGGCGAGGGGACTCGACGTCACCCCGGAGACGATCGCGCGCTTTCGGGCGGGGGGCGACGAGGCGTCGGCGCGCATCCTCAACCGCATCTATACCGACGAGATTCGCCATGTCGGATTCGGCGCGAAATGGTTCGGTTATCTGGCCGCCGGGCATGACATCGCGCCCGCCGAGCATTGGCGAATGCTGATCCGTCGCCATTTCCGGGGGGCGGTTAAGCCACCGTTCAACGTTTCGGCGCGCGATACAGCCGGTTTGACGCGCGATTTCTATGCGCCTCTTGCGGACGAGGAACCCATAAAGGCACAAGCTGACCGTCTGTAA
- a CDS encoding DUF6624 domain-containing protein gives MRMLSLIFSVFLLTAATPPIPDVLKPYIKGDRFDPGDYKWMKGRFPDATPEEKAQDKQVRDWLKASYMAALDDTRAELLVLGVTDPQLKGAPVGGLLYSQVSSFIDTSLWSSFAAFQQSLETARPIADTYLLAVKTAKQISESDTSKLHDQLMARPMGEQMLRYSSSWGSGDMADAPAVTEPVKAIILSRLMTALRVEDRENTEWLKQIVAKQGWPKRSEVGDDAARQAWLLVQHADADPAFQLAILRAMESLVPHGEVSKKDYAYLYDRVMLKISGKQRYGTQAMCNNGTRVSQPLEDDKAVDRLRTEVGLAPVAEYLGGMDKSFGRCPPGTRP, from the coding sequence ATGCGCATGCTGTCCCTGATCTTCTCCGTCTTTCTGTTGACAGCGGCCACGCCGCCGATCCCGGACGTCCTCAAGCCGTATATCAAGGGTGATCGTTTCGATCCGGGCGATTATAAATGGATGAAGGGCCGCTTCCCGGATGCGACGCCGGAGGAAAAGGCGCAGGACAAGCAGGTTCGGGATTGGTTGAAGGCGTCTTACATGGCGGCTCTCGACGATACGCGGGCGGAACTTCTCGTTCTTGGCGTCACCGATCCGCAATTAAAGGGGGCGCCTGTCGGCGGCCTGCTGTACTCTCAGGTCAGCTCATTCATCGACACCTCGCTCTGGTCGAGTTTCGCCGCGTTCCAGCAGTCCCTCGAAACGGCTCGACCGATTGCGGACACCTATCTGCTGGCGGTAAAAACGGCCAAGCAAATCAGCGAGTCCGATACGTCCAAGCTTCATGATCAGTTGATGGCGCGCCCGATGGGCGAACAGATGCTGCGTTACTCCAGCAGTTGGGGGTCGGGCGACATGGCCGACGCGCCGGCAGTAACCGAGCCGGTAAAGGCCATTATCCTGTCGCGTCTGATGACGGCGTTAAGGGTGGAGGATCGGGAAAATACCGAGTGGCTCAAGCAGATAGTCGCAAAGCAGGGTTGGCCAAAGCGGTCAGAAGTCGGGGACGACGCGGCGCGTCAGGCTTGGCTACTCGTTCAGCACGCCGATGCCGATCCTGCGTTCCAGCTCGCCATATTGCGCGCCATGGAGTCGCTCGTTCCGCACGGCGAAGTGTCGAAGAAGGACTATGCCTATCTTTACGATCGTGTGATGCTGAAGATCAGCGGCAAGCAGCGTTATGGTACTCAGGCGATGTGCAATAACGGCACGCGCGTGTCGCAGCCTCTGGAGGATGACAAAGCGGTCGATCGTCTTCGTACGGAGGTCGGCCTCGCGCCGGTGGCGGAATATCTCGGTGGGATGGACAAGAGTTTCGGCCGCTGCCCGCCGGGCACCCGGCCATAA
- a CDS encoding sigma-70 family RNA polymerase sigma factor — MTQPLTRDEFEDDAPDTPVEHVALPDSEFKAELARVIPHLRAFGRSLSGSRDLADDLVQETLLKAWAARKRFQAGTNMRAWTFIILRNLYLSQMRRARFKGEWDDLVADRILAAPASQDRHVELGDMQRALMHLPQPQREALILVGAGGFAYEEAAEICNVAVGTIKSRVARGRVALETILNEGSLPSRRLHETDSSKTALDTIMGDVDQLSGGR, encoded by the coding sequence ATGACGCAGCCACTGACGCGGGACGAATTCGAGGACGACGCACCCGATACGCCCGTCGAGCACGTCGCGCTCCCCGACTCCGAGTTCAAGGCGGAACTGGCGCGCGTCATCCCCCATCTTCGCGCCTTCGGCCGCTCGCTCTCGGGCAGCCGCGATCTGGCCGATGATCTGGTGCAGGAAACGCTGTTGAAGGCATGGGCCGCGCGCAAGCGGTTCCAGGCGGGCACGAACATGCGTGCCTGGACCTTCATCATCCTGCGCAACCTGTATCTGTCGCAGATGCGTCGCGCGCGCTTCAAGGGCGAATGGGACGATCTGGTCGCCGATCGCATTCTGGCGGCTCCGGCCAGCCAGGATCGCCATGTCGAACTGGGCGACATGCAGCGCGCCCTGATGCACCTGCCGCAGCCGCAGCGCGAGGCGTTGATCCTGGTCGGTGCCGGTGGTTTCGCTTATGAGGAAGCGGCCGAAATCTGCAACGTCGCGGTGGGTACGATCAAGAGCCGCGTGGCGCGCGGCCGCGTCGCGCTGGAGACGATCCTAAACGAAGGCTCGCTGCCCTCGCGCCGCCTGCATGAAACCGACAGCAGCAAGACGGCGCTCGACACGATCATGGGCGATGTCGATCAGTTGAGCGGCGGGAGGTAA
- a CDS encoding response regulator — protein MSLGQQLAPHLPFLRRYGRALTGSQMHGDKYVRATLEAIVAAPDQFPRDVDPRLGLYRMFQGIWSSANYDELDNDGVDADGNEGLARARLARMTPLSRQALLLTAMEGFTPEDAAYLIDVEPSEVENLVSEALAEIEKQTRARVLIIEDEPIIAMDIETIVRDLGHEVTGVAVTRDEAVALAMEDRPGLVLADIQLADDSSGIDAVKDILAEFEVPVIFITAFPERLLTGERPEPTFLITKPFQRSTVKAAISQALFFDQSTVPAE, from the coding sequence ATGTCGCTTGGACAGCAGCTTGCGCCCCATCTTCCCTTCCTGCGGCGCTATGGCCGGGCCCTGACCGGCAGCCAGATGCACGGCGACAAATATGTTCGCGCGACGCTGGAGGCGATCGTCGCGGCCCCGGACCAGTTTCCGCGCGACGTCGATCCGCGCCTGGGCCTGTACCGCATGTTCCAGGGCATCTGGTCGTCGGCCAATTATGACGAGCTGGACAATGACGGTGTCGATGCCGACGGCAACGAAGGTCTGGCCCGCGCTCGCCTCGCCCGGATGACGCCGCTGTCGCGCCAGGCGCTGCTGCTGACCGCGATGGAGGGCTTCACGCCCGAGGACGCGGCCTATCTGATCGACGTGGAGCCGAGCGAGGTCGAGAACCTCGTCTCCGAGGCGCTGGCAGAGATCGAAAAGCAGACCCGCGCCCGCGTGCTGATCATCGAGGACGAGCCGATCATCGCGATGGATATCGAGACGATCGTGCGCGACCTGGGCCATGAAGTCACGGGCGTCGCCGTGACCCGCGACGAGGCCGTGGCGCTGGCCATGGAGGACCGTCCGGGCCTGGTTCTGGCGGACATCCAGCTGGCCGATGACAGCTCGGGCATTGATGCGGTCAAGGACATCCTGGCCGAGTTCGAGGTTCCGGTCATCTTCATCACCGCCTTCCCCGAGCGTCTGCTGACCGGCGAGCGTCCGGAGCCGACCTTCCTGATCACCAAGCCGTTCCAGCGGTCGACCGTGAAGGCCGCGATCAGCCAGGCGCTGTTCTTCGACCAGAGCACCGTCCCGGCGGAATAA
- a CDS encoding hypervirulence associated TUDOR domain-containing protein: MSGFKKDDRVTWNSHGGTAEGKVVKKQTSDTTIKGHTVRASKDEPQYIVESDNGGKAAHKADALKKA; this comes from the coding sequence ATGAGCGGATTTAAAAAGGACGATCGCGTCACTTGGAACAGCCATGGCGGCACCGCCGAGGGCAAGGTCGTCAAGAAGCAGACCAGCGATACGACCATCAAGGGCCATACCGTCCGTGCGTCGAAGGACGAGCCGCAATACATAGTAGAGAGTGACAATGGCGGAAAGGCAGCGCACAAGGCGGACGCGCTGAAGAAAGCGTGA
- a CDS encoding M23 family metallopeptidase — translation MNQLALSGKSIASRVRSVFLATLIVGFSGGLSGQMAMAHSAPAAPVAKANAAVGGEFIPANSAEASADLRTDQQFRTLFQTWKKMDARPNGVIAIPSVHPVEKLQFTSNFGIRSDPFRGTAAMHAGVDIPGPVGTPIYATADGIVDHASWQGGYGNLVEINHGKGIATRYGHLSKILVADGARVTRGQLIALMGSTGRSTGPHLHYEVRMDGHAVNPIPFLTTGDYLTASQDHAIHQIPVSTDGPAAQD, via the coding sequence ATGAATCAACTGGCACTCTCGGGTAAATCGATTGCATCGCGCGTCCGCTCTGTTTTCCTTGCTACCCTGATCGTCGGTTTTTCGGGCGGTCTGTCCGGCCAGATGGCGATGGCCCACTCGGCACCCGCCGCTCCGGTCGCCAAGGCCAATGCCGCCGTCGGGGGTGAGTTCATCCCCGCCAACAGCGCCGAAGCCTCGGCCGACCTTCGCACCGACCAGCAGTTCCGCACCCTGTTCCAGACCTGGAAGAAGATGGACGCCCGCCCGAACGGCGTCATCGCGATCCCCTCGGTCCATCCGGTCGAAAAGCTTCAGTTCACCAGCAATTTCGGCATCCGCTCCGACCCCTTCCGTGGCACCGCCGCGATGCATGCCGGGGTCGATATCCCGGGTCCGGTCGGCACGCCGATCTATGCCACCGCCGACGGCATCGTCGATCATGCCAGCTGGCAGGGCGGTTACGGCAATCTGGTCGAGATCAACCATGGCAAGGGCATCGCGACCCGCTATGGCCATTTGTCGAAGATCCTCGTCGCCGACGGTGCCCGCGTGACGCGCGGCCAGCTGATCGCGCTGATGGGGTCGACCGGCCGTTCGACCGGCCCGCACCTCCATTACGAGGTCCGCATGGACGGCCATGCCGTCAACCCGATCCCCTTCCTGACCACCGGCGATTATCTGACCGCGTCGCAGGATCACGCGATCCACCAGATTCCCGTCTCGACCGACGGCCCCGCCGCGCAGGACTAA
- a CDS encoding peroxiredoxin, which translates to MQQGDAIPAVTVMTATDQPLALGDLGGPLVVYFYPKDDTSGCTREAQDFTALAGDFAGAGVRVIGISKDSPAKHRKFAEKYALAVELVSDEDGAACEAFGVWGEKKLYGKTYMGIERSTFLFGRDGKLAQSWRKVKVPGHAEAVLEAARVL; encoded by the coding sequence ATGCAGCAGGGTGACGCAATTCCGGCGGTGACGGTCATGACCGCGACCGACCAGCCGCTGGCGCTGGGCGATCTGGGCGGGCCGCTGGTCGTCTATTTCTACCCCAAGGACGACACCAGCGGCTGCACGCGCGAGGCACAGGACTTCACCGCGCTGGCCGGGGATTTCGCGGGCGCGGGCGTGCGCGTGATCGGCATCTCCAAGGACAGCCCGGCCAAGCATCGCAAGTTCGCCGAAAAATACGCGCTGGCCGTCGAGCTGGTCAGCGACGAGGACGGCGCGGCCTGCGAGGCGTTCGGCGTCTGGGGCGAGAAGAAGCTCTACGGCAAGACCTATATGGGTATCGAGCGCTCGACCTTCCTGTTCGGTCGCGACGGCAAGCTCGCCCAGAGCTGGCGCAAGGTGAAGGTGCCCGGCCATGCCGAGGCCGTGCTGGAGGCGGCGCGCGTACTTTGA